A stretch of the Candidatus Polarisedimenticolia bacterium genome encodes the following:
- the rpsD gene encoding 30S ribosomal protein S4, giving the protein MARIRGAVCRLCRREGMKLFLKGDRCFSEKCAVEKRRFAPGQHGKRRTKVQGYGIQLREKQKVKRIYGMLENQFRLAYRSAVRSRGVTGEVLLQNLERRLDNVVFKLGLAESRWQARQIIGHGHVQLNGRKVDIGSYLVKAGDVITVKENLRKNTFLLKSVEHARARGIPEWLTLDAEALKGTVASLPTREQITLPIQEQMIIELYSK; this is encoded by the coding sequence TTGGCGAGAATCCGGGGTGCGGTCTGCCGGCTGTGCCGGCGCGAAGGAATGAAGCTCTTTCTCAAAGGAGATCGCTGCTTCTCGGAGAAGTGCGCCGTCGAGAAGCGCCGCTTCGCCCCGGGGCAGCACGGCAAGCGCCGCACCAAGGTCCAGGGCTACGGCATCCAGCTGCGCGAGAAGCAGAAGGTCAAGCGCATCTACGGCATGCTGGAGAACCAGTTCCGCCTCGCCTACCGCAGCGCCGTGCGCTCGCGCGGCGTCACCGGCGAGGTGCTGCTGCAGAACCTGGAGCGCCGGCTGGACAACGTGGTGTTCAAGCTGGGGCTGGCGGAATCGCGCTGGCAGGCCCGCCAGATCATCGGCCACGGCCATGTCCAGCTCAACGGCCGGAAGGTCGACATCGGCTCCTACCTGGTGAAGGCGGGAGACGTCATCACGGTCAAGGAGAACCTCCGCAAGAACACGTTCCTCCTCAAGTCGGTGGAGCACGCCCGGGCGCGGGGCATCCCGGAATGGCTCACGCTGGACGCCGAGGCGCTCAAGGGCACCGTGGCGTCGCTGCCGACCCGCGAGCAGATCACGCTGCCCATCCAGGAGCAGATGATCATCGAGCTGTACTCGAAGTAG
- the rplR gene encoding 50S ribosomal protein L18, whose protein sequence is MKRDARKEERRERRRTRIRARIRGTQEKPRLAVFRSLNHIYVQAIDDEKGTTLVQACTLEEECSVKTGGNLAAAKAVGELVAKRLKEKGLEAVIFDRGGFPYHGRIKALAEAARANGLKF, encoded by the coding sequence ATGAAGCGCGACGCGAGGAAGGAAGAAAGGCGGGAGCGAAGGAGGACGCGCATCCGGGCGCGCATCCGCGGGACGCAGGAAAAGCCGCGGCTGGCGGTGTTCCGCAGCCTGAACCACATCTACGTGCAGGCGATCGACGACGAAAAGGGGACCACGCTGGTGCAGGCCTGCACCCTCGAAGAGGAGTGCAGCGTGAAGACCGGCGGCAACCTGGCGGCCGCCAAGGCGGTCGGGGAGCTGGTCGCGAAGCGGCTGAAGGAAAAGGGGCTCGAGGCGGTGATCTTCGACCGCGGCGGCTTCCCCTATCACGGCCGCATCAAGGCGCTGGCCGAGGCGGCTCGCGCCAACGGGCTGAAGTTCTGA
- the rplO gene encoding 50S ribosomal protein L15 → MALEGLRPNRGARKKKFRVGRGPGSGNGKTAGAGNKGQLSRAGFVSQRGFEGGQMPLHRRLPKRGFRNLFKKRYVTVNLDQMAGFQGEVTPENLLATGVIKQVRDGLVILGRGDAPAKLLVKAHRFSAEARRKIEAAGGSVEILAR, encoded by the coding sequence ATCGCCTTGGAAGGCCTACGCCCCAACCGCGGGGCGCGCAAGAAGAAGTTCCGCGTCGGCCGCGGGCCCGGATCGGGCAACGGCAAGACGGCGGGGGCGGGGAACAAGGGGCAGCTGTCGCGCGCCGGCTTCGTCAGCCAGCGCGGCTTCGAAGGCGGCCAGATGCCGCTGCACCGGCGCCTCCCGAAGCGGGGCTTCCGCAACCTGTTCAAGAAGCGCTATGTGACGGTGAACCTGGACCAGATGGCCGGCTTCCAGGGAGAAGTGACCCCCGAGAACCTCCTGGCCACCGGTGTCATCAAGCAGGTACGCGACGGACTGGTGATCCTGGGACGGGGTGATGCGCCGGCCAAGCTCCTGGTCAAGGCGCACCGGTTCAGCGCCGAGGCACGACGGAAGATCGAAGCGGCGGGCGGCTCGGTGGAGATCCTGGCCCGCTAG
- the rpsK gene encoding 30S ribosomal protein S11, with protein MAEEKKAAPAGAGAEGAAPEAAKPAAVKRVRGKEKKNVPLAIAHIHATFNNTVITITDMQGNVLSWSSAGCLAFKGSRKGTPFAAQMAAQAAGNAAKEHGVRSLEVRVKGPGSGRESSIRALQSIGMEIKAIKDVTPIPHNGCRPPKRRRV; from the coding sequence ATGGCCGAAGAGAAGAAAGCAGCCCCGGCAGGAGCGGGCGCGGAAGGCGCGGCGCCGGAAGCGGCCAAGCCGGCGGCCGTCAAGCGCGTCCGCGGCAAAGAAAAGAAGAACGTGCCGCTGGCGATCGCCCACATTCACGCCACGTTCAACAATACCGTCATCACCATCACCGACATGCAGGGCAACGTGCTCTCCTGGTCCTCGGCCGGGTGCCTGGCCTTCAAGGGGTCGCGCAAGGGGACCCCGTTCGCGGCGCAGATGGCGGCCCAGGCCGCCGGCAACGCCGCCAAGGAGCACGGCGTGCGCTCGCTGGAGGTGCGCGTGAAGGGACCGGGCTCGGGTCGCGAGTCGTCGATCCGGGCGCTGCAATCGATCGGCATGGAAATCAAGGCCATCAAGGACGTGACGCCCATCCCGCACAACGGCTGCCGCCCCCCGAAGCGGCGGCGCGTGTAG
- the rpmJ gene encoding 50S ribosomal protein L36 codes for MKVRASVRKICAKCKVIRRSGVVRIICVNPKHKQRQG; via the coding sequence GTGAAAGTCCGGGCATCGGTCAGAAAGATTTGCGCCAAGTGCAAGGTGATTCGACGCAGCGGCGTGGTCCGCATCATCTGCGTGAACCCGAAGCACAAGCAGCGCCAGGGATAG
- a CDS encoding DNA-directed RNA polymerase subunit alpha has translation MLWKDFQRPKRLEFEAESLTGTYGLFYAQPFERGFGTTIGNAMRRVLLSSIEGAAITAVKIDGVLHEFTSIPGVVEDATDLILNLKQVPLKMTVDHPETIYLRAEGAGEIKAGDIETNPNVQILDPSIHLATLQEEGKLNIEMRVRPGRGYQPADRNFEPDLPLGYIPIDSVHSPVKKVNYTVEDARLGQTTDYDKLTIEVWTNGAVRPQDAVALAGKLIKDHLAIFINFEESHEAEEKEIDKEREKLNENLNRSVEELELSVRSYNCLKNAEIRTIRDLVQRSEAEMLKTKNFGRKSLNEIREILAEMGLSLGMKLDEPTEIVAE, from the coding sequence ATGCTTTGGAAAGACTTTCAGCGGCCCAAGAGGCTGGAGTTCGAAGCCGAGTCCCTGACCGGAACCTACGGGCTGTTCTACGCCCAGCCGTTCGAGCGCGGCTTCGGCACGACGATCGGCAACGCCATGCGCCGCGTCCTCCTGTCGAGCATCGAAGGGGCGGCGATCACCGCCGTGAAGATCGACGGGGTGCTGCACGAGTTCACCTCGATCCCCGGCGTCGTCGAGGACGCCACCGACCTGATCCTGAACCTGAAGCAGGTCCCCCTGAAGATGACGGTGGACCATCCGGAGACGATCTACCTCCGGGCGGAAGGGGCCGGCGAGATCAAGGCCGGCGACATCGAGACCAACCCGAACGTGCAGATCCTGGACCCGAGCATCCACCTGGCGACGCTGCAGGAGGAAGGGAAGCTCAACATCGAGATGCGGGTGCGCCCGGGCCGGGGCTACCAGCCGGCGGACCGCAACTTCGAGCCCGACCTGCCGCTCGGTTACATCCCGATCGACTCGGTCCACTCGCCGGTGAAGAAGGTCAACTACACGGTGGAGGACGCCCGTCTGGGCCAGACCACCGACTACGACAAGCTGACCATCGAGGTCTGGACCAACGGCGCGGTGCGCCCGCAGGATGCGGTCGCCCTGGCCGGCAAGCTGATCAAGGACCACCTGGCGATCTTCATCAACTTCGAGGAGTCGCACGAAGCCGAGGAGAAGGAGATCGACAAGGAGCGCGAGAAGCTCAACGAGAACCTCAACCGCTCGGTGGAGGAGCTGGAGCTGTCGGTGCGCTCCTACAATTGCCTGAAGAACGCCGAGATCCGGACGATCCGCGACCTGGTCCAGCGCAGCGAGGCCGAGATGCTCAAGACCAAGAACTTCGGCCGCAAGTCGCTCAACGAGATCCGCGAGATCCTGGCCGAGATGGGCCTCTCCTTGGGCATGAAGCTGGACGAGCCGACCGAGATCGTCGCCGAATAG
- the secY gene encoding preprotein translocase subunit SecY, translating to MDSIKNIFNIPDLRKRLLYTFGLLAVYRIGGHVPVPGVNFEALDSIFRTQAGSILGFLDLFSGGNLRRLTIFALGIMPYISASIILQLLTVIWPYLEKLSKEGGEAGRRKITQWTRYGTVVLSVVQSIGIAFWLENFNAGGTQVVLHPGWFFRLMTVMTLTTGTAFIMWLGEQISERGIGNGISLIIFAGIVVGLPRAVVATVQDLITGNIGMLALLFLMVLMVLVVAAIVFVERAQRRIPVQYARRVVGRRTFGGLSTHLPLRLNTGGVIPVIFASSILSIFQTIGQLPLAQGTPWLRELMHMFDYTMPLYNLFYFILIIFFCYFYVSIIFNPMDTADNLQKYGGFIPGIRPGRRTAEYLDTILTRLTFAGSIYLALIALLPTILISGLNVGSLPGIGPSLENILPGFLTQGLGVKFMFGGTSLLIVVGVAMDTVQQVESQLIMRHYEGFLKGARVRGRRG from the coding sequence GTGGACAGCATCAAGAACATCTTCAACATCCCGGACCTCCGCAAGAGGCTCCTGTACACCTTCGGCTTGCTCGCGGTGTACCGGATCGGCGGGCACGTCCCGGTCCCGGGAGTCAATTTCGAGGCCCTGGATTCGATCTTCCGCACGCAGGCGGGGTCGATTCTCGGCTTCCTGGACCTGTTTTCCGGCGGCAACCTCCGGCGCCTGACCATCTTCGCGCTGGGGATCATGCCGTACATCTCGGCGTCGATCATCCTGCAGCTCCTCACCGTCATCTGGCCCTACCTGGAGAAGCTCTCCAAGGAAGGGGGCGAGGCGGGACGGCGCAAGATCACGCAGTGGACGCGCTACGGGACGGTGGTCCTCAGCGTCGTGCAGTCAATCGGCATCGCCTTCTGGCTGGAGAACTTCAACGCCGGCGGGACGCAGGTGGTGCTGCATCCCGGCTGGTTCTTCCGCCTGATGACCGTCATGACCCTGACTACGGGCACCGCCTTCATCATGTGGCTGGGAGAGCAGATCTCCGAGCGCGGCATCGGCAACGGCATCTCGCTCATCATCTTCGCGGGCATCGTGGTCGGACTTCCGCGCGCCGTCGTGGCCACCGTACAGGACCTGATCACCGGCAACATCGGCATGCTGGCGCTGCTGTTCCTGATGGTGCTGATGGTTCTGGTGGTGGCGGCCATCGTCTTCGTGGAGCGCGCCCAGCGCCGCATCCCGGTGCAGTATGCTCGCCGCGTGGTGGGGCGCCGGACCTTCGGCGGGCTGTCGACCCACCTGCCGCTGCGCCTGAACACCGGCGGCGTCATCCCGGTCATCTTCGCCTCGTCGATCCTGTCGATTTTCCAGACGATCGGGCAGCTTCCCCTGGCCCAGGGCACTCCCTGGCTGCGGGAGCTGATGCACATGTTCGACTACACGATGCCGCTGTACAACCTGTTCTACTTCATCCTGATCATCTTCTTCTGCTACTTCTACGTGTCGATCATCTTCAACCCGATGGACACGGCGGACAATCTGCAGAAATACGGCGGCTTCATTCCCGGGATTCGTCCCGGGCGGCGCACGGCGGAGTATCTCGACACGATCCTGACGCGGCTCACCTTTGCCGGGTCGATCTATCTGGCGCTCATCGCCCTGCTCCCGACCATCCTGATCTCGGGGCTGAACGTCGGCAGCCTGCCGGGAATCGGTCCCTCTCTCGAAAACATCCTCCCCGGGTTCCTGACGCAGGGGCTCGGGGTGAAGTTCATGTTCGGCGGAACGTCGCTTCTGATCGTGGTGGGCGTGGCGATGGACACGGTCCAGCAGGTGGAATCGCAGCTCATCATGAGGCATTACGAGGGCTTCCTGAAGGGAGCGCGCGTCCGGGGCAGGCGGGGCTAG
- the rpmD gene encoding 50S ribosomal protein L30 has translation MTPRAPRTAKTKKKGKTLEITQYRSGICTPENHKRTLKALGLRRMNQTVVRPDNPAIRGMVQTIPHLVRIVGE, from the coding sequence ATGACGCCGCGCGCCCCCCGCACCGCCAAGACGAAAAAGAAGGGGAAGACTCTGGAGATCACGCAGTATCGCAGCGGGATCTGCACTCCCGAGAACCACAAGCGCACCCTGAAGGCGCTCGGGCTGCGCCGCATGAACCAGACGGTGGTGCGCCCCGACAACCCGGCAATCCGCGGGATGGTGCAGACCATCCCCCACCTGGTGCGCATCGTCGGCGAATAA
- the rpsM gene encoding 30S ribosomal protein S13: MARIAGVDLPQNKRVEIALTYIHGIGRSRSNRILGKAGVSPDVKVKNLSEEEVRKIRDVIQDEGQVEGDVRKNVSMDIKRLIDIGCYRGMRHRRNLPVHGQRTHTNARTRKGPRRTVAGKKKAPVGKKG, from the coding sequence ATGGCTCGCATCGCCGGGGTGGATCTGCCCCAGAACAAGCGCGTTGAAATCGCCCTGACCTACATCCACGGCATCGGCCGCTCCCGGTCCAACCGGATCCTGGGCAAGGCGGGCGTCTCGCCGGACGTAAAGGTCAAGAACCTGTCCGAGGAGGAGGTCCGCAAGATCCGCGACGTCATCCAGGACGAAGGGCAGGTCGAGGGGGACGTCCGGAAGAACGTCTCGATGGACATCAAGCGGCTGATCGACATCGGCTGCTACCGGGGGATGCGGCACCGCCGCAACCTGCCGGTGCACGGACAGCGCACGCACACCAACGCCCGCACCCGCAAGGGACCGCGGCGCACCGTGGCCGGCAAGAAGAAGGCCCCGGTGGGCAAGAAGGGATAG
- a CDS encoding adenylate kinase, producing the protein MRLILMGPPGAGKGTQAVLLGKSLGIPHLSAGDMLREHVKRNTPLGQKASSLMARGELVPDDLVSEMVAGRLAEAECAGGFLLDGYPRNLHQAVTLENLLAERQSRLDRALALQVDPEELIRRLTGRRVCPQCGAGYHVVSRPPKSEGRCDVCGSGLAQRPDDREDVVRERLRVYTEQTRPLLGHYRDRGLLTEVDGTGTPESVARRLVGAVEEVAR; encoded by the coding sequence TTGAGGCTGATCCTGATGGGGCCGCCGGGCGCGGGCAAAGGGACCCAGGCGGTCCTGCTCGGAAAGAGCCTGGGCATCCCGCACCTGTCGGCCGGCGACATGCTGCGCGAGCACGTCAAGCGCAATACGCCGCTCGGACAGAAGGCCAGCTCCCTCATGGCGCGCGGCGAGCTGGTCCCCGACGATCTGGTCTCGGAGATGGTGGCGGGGAGGCTCGCCGAAGCGGAGTGCGCGGGGGGCTTCCTGCTGGACGGCTATCCGCGCAACCTGCACCAGGCGGTGACGCTGGAGAATCTTCTGGCCGAGCGCCAGTCCCGTCTGGATCGGGCGCTGGCGCTGCAGGTGGATCCCGAGGAGCTGATCCGCAGGCTGACGGGACGGCGCGTCTGCCCGCAGTGCGGCGCCGGCTATCACGTCGTGAGCCGCCCGCCCAAATCAGAGGGGCGCTGCGACGTCTGCGGCTCCGGGCTGGCGCAGCGCCCGGACGATAGGGAAGACGTGGTCCGGGAGCGCCTGCGGGTCTACACCGAGCAGACGCGGCCGCTGCTTGGGCATTACCGGGACCGCGGTCTGCTCACCGAGGTGGACGGCACCGGCACCCCGGAATCGGTCGCCCGCCGGCTCGTCGGGGCGGTCGAGGAAGTGGCGCGGTGA
- the map gene encoding type I methionyl aminopeptidase: MIVYKSAAEIESLDRANALVLKVLDALEAMVAPGVSTWDLDRVSEEITRKAGGRPAFKGYRGFPGSLCASINEEVIHGIPSKKRVLKEGDIISLDFGVVLDGYYGDSARTVPVGEVDSEARRLLAVTGEALVKGLEAAKTGGRLSDIGHAVQTHVEAAGFSVVREFVGHGIGSSLHEDPQVPNYGAPGTGVVLREGLVLAVEPMVNQGVPDVRILPDGWTAVTVDGLPSAHFERCLAITAEGPKVLGSNPSQLRSAV; the protein is encoded by the coding sequence GTGATCGTCTACAAATCGGCGGCGGAGATCGAGTCGCTGGACCGGGCCAACGCGCTGGTCCTGAAGGTCCTGGACGCCCTGGAGGCGATGGTGGCCCCGGGGGTGTCGACCTGGGACCTGGACCGGGTCTCCGAGGAGATCACGCGCAAGGCGGGCGGGCGCCCGGCCTTCAAGGGATACCGGGGCTTTCCCGGCTCGCTGTGCGCCTCGATCAACGAGGAAGTAATCCACGGGATCCCTTCGAAAAAGCGGGTCCTCAAGGAAGGGGACATCATCAGCCTGGATTTTGGCGTCGTGCTGGACGGTTATTACGGGGATTCGGCGCGCACGGTGCCGGTGGGCGAGGTCGACTCCGAGGCGCGGCGGCTGCTGGCGGTGACCGGCGAGGCGCTGGTGAAGGGGCTGGAGGCGGCGAAGACGGGCGGCCGGCTGTCGGACATCGGGCACGCCGTGCAAACTCACGTCGAGGCCGCCGGCTTCTCGGTGGTGCGCGAGTTCGTCGGGCACGGCATCGGCAGCTCCCTGCACGAGGACCCGCAGGTTCCCAACTACGGCGCTCCGGGCACCGGAGTGGTGCTGCGCGAGGGGCTGGTCCTGGCGGTGGAGCCGATGGTCAACCAGGGGGTCCCTGATGTGCGCATTCTCCCGGACGGCTGGACGGCGGTGACGGTGGACGGGCTGCCCTCGGCGCACTTCGAGCGCTGCCTGGCGATCACGGCGGAAGGGCCGAAGGTCTTGGGCTCGAACCCCTCACAGCTGAGGAGCGCTGTTTGA
- the rpsE gene encoding 30S ribosomal protein S5, which yields MELLKSTDLDLKDQVVHINRVTKVVKGGKNFRFAALVVVGDAQGHVGFGMGKAREVPTAIAKGVERAKRNLIRVPIKEGTIPHPIVGRFGAGQVMLRPASTGTGVIAGGAVRAVMESVGIQNILTKSLGTTNPYNVVRATFAGLLKLRDPELQAKRRGTEKVEKRPA from the coding sequence TTGGAACTGTTGAAGAGCACGGATCTGGACCTGAAGGACCAGGTCGTCCACATCAACCGGGTCACCAAGGTCGTCAAGGGAGGCAAGAACTTCCGCTTCGCCGCGCTGGTGGTGGTGGGCGATGCGCAGGGGCACGTCGGATTCGGCATGGGCAAGGCGCGCGAGGTGCCGACGGCCATCGCCAAGGGCGTGGAGCGCGCCAAGCGCAACTTGATCCGGGTGCCGATCAAGGAAGGAACGATCCCGCACCCGATCGTCGGGCGCTTCGGCGCCGGGCAAGTCATGCTGCGCCCCGCCTCGACCGGCACCGGGGTCATCGCCGGCGGCGCGGTCCGGGCGGTCATGGAATCGGTCGGGATCCAGAACATCCTGACGAAATCGCTGGGGACGACCAACCCTTACAACGTGGTGCGGGCCACCTTCGCCGGTCTGCTCAAGCTGAGGGATCCGGAGCTGCAGGCCAAGCGGCGCGGCACCGAGAAGGTCGAGAAGAGGCCCGCATGA
- the infA gene encoding translation initiation factor IF-1 — MSKEEAIQVEATVLEPLPNAMFRVELENKHKVLAHISGRMRKNFIRILPGDRVLVELSPYDLTRGRIVYRYK; from the coding sequence TTGAGCAAGGAAGAAGCGATCCAGGTCGAGGCGACGGTTCTGGAGCCGCTGCCCAACGCGATGTTCAGGGTGGAGCTGGAGAACAAGCACAAGGTGCTGGCCCATATTTCGGGAAGAATGCGCAAGAACTTTATCCGGATCCTCCCGGGGGACCGGGTCCTGGTGGAGCTTTCCCCCTACGACCTGACCCGCGGGCGGATCGTGTATCGCTACAAGTAG
- the rplF gene encoding 50S ribosomal protein L6: MSRIGKKPVKIGKGVTVKVEPRSVHLAAAKAQIRTPLPGGIQAKVEGEDIVLTREADTKQLRALHGMARALLANGMHGVTAGFTRELDIVGIGYKAQVAGNKLSLSLGYSHPVEFNIPEGIEIRVDKQTHLVVTGVDRQLVGQVSANIRSLRPPEPYKGKGVKYTDETIRRKAGKVGKTAAA; the protein is encoded by the coding sequence GTGTCGCGCATCGGCAAGAAGCCCGTCAAGATCGGCAAAGGGGTCACCGTCAAGGTGGAGCCGCGATCGGTGCACCTGGCCGCAGCCAAGGCGCAGATCCGCACGCCGCTGCCCGGCGGGATCCAGGCCAAGGTGGAGGGGGAGGATATCGTCCTGACGCGCGAGGCCGACACCAAGCAGCTGCGGGCCCTGCACGGCATGGCGCGCGCCCTGCTGGCCAACGGCATGCACGGCGTCACCGCCGGCTTCACCCGCGAGCTGGACATCGTCGGCATCGGCTACAAAGCCCAGGTGGCGGGCAACAAGCTGTCGCTCTCCCTGGGCTACTCGCATCCGGTGGAGTTCAACATCCCCGAGGGGATCGAGATCCGGGTCGACAAGCAGACGCACCTGGTGGTGACCGGGGTGGACCGCCAGCTGGTGGGCCAGGTCTCCGCGAATATCAGGTCGCTCAGGCCCCCGGAGCCCTACAAGGGGAAGGGAGTCAAGTACACCGACGAGACGATCCGGCGCAAGGCGGGCAAGGTCGGCAAGACCGCCGCCGCCTAG